Proteins encoded within one genomic window of Melospiza melodia melodia isolate bMelMel2 chromosome 27, bMelMel2.pri, whole genome shotgun sequence:
- the PTP4A2 gene encoding protein tyrosine phosphatase type IVA 2 isoform X3 produces MNRPAPVEITYENLRFLITHNPTNATLSKFIEELKKYGVTTLVRVCDATYDQAPIEKEGIQVLDWPFDDGAPPPSQIVEDWLNLLKSKFREEPGCCVAVHCVAGLGRAPVLVALALIECGMKYEDAVQFIRQKRRGAFNSKQLLYLEKYRPKMRLRFKDANGHCCVQ; encoded by the exons ATGAACCGTCCAGCCCCCGTGGAAATTACTTATGAAAATCTGCGTTTCCTGATCACTCACAACCCAACCAATGCAACCCTCAGCAAGTTCATCGAG gagcTGAAGAAATATGGGGTGACAACCTTGGTGCGAGTTTGTGATGCCACTTACGATCAAGCTCCAATCGAGAAAGAAGGAATCCAAGTTCTA gactggCCGTTTGATGATGGAGCACCACCCCCCAGCCAGATCGTGGAGGATTGGCTGAACCTTTTGAAAAGCAAATTTCGGGAGGAGCCCGGGTGCTGCGTGGCTGTGCACtgtgtggcagggctgggaag GGCTCCCGTTCTGGTGGCGCTCGCTCTCATTGAATGTGGAATGAAGTATGAGGATGCAGTTCAGTTTATAAGGCA GAAAAGGAGGGGAGCTTTCAATTCCAAACAGCTGCTTTATCTGGAGAAATACCGGCCCAAGATGAGATTACGCTTCAAAGATGCCAACGGTCACTGCTGTGTTcaataa
- the PTP4A2 gene encoding protein tyrosine phosphatase type IVA 2 isoform X1: MGFLLALGSRFLAQGNTKPLPSPHQCLHAGQAALPVLCSGNLGSLKETTLPATEDLEANLLFLGTNPSKQALINPRNYSCSFLMFSAVKRFQAPVEITYENLRFLITHNPTNATLSKFIEELKKYGVTTLVRVCDATYDQAPIEKEGIQVLDWPFDDGAPPPSQIVEDWLNLLKSKFREEPGCCVAVHCVAGLGRAPVLVALALIECGMKYEDAVQFIRQKRRGAFNSKQLLYLEKYRPKMRLRFKDANGHCCVQ, from the exons ATGGGATTTCTCCTGGCCCTTGGCAGCAGATTCCTGGCCCAGGGAAACACCAAACCCCTGCCCTCACCTCACCAGTGCCTCCATGCAGGACAGgctgccctgcctgtgctctgctctgggaattTGGGGAGCCTGAAGGAAACCACCCTGCCAGCAACTGAGGATTTGGAAGCAAACCTGCTTTTTCTAGGAACAAACCCATCAAAGCAAGCTCTGATCAATCCCAGGAATTATTCGTGCTCTTTTTTGATGTTTTCTGCTGTGAAACGTTTCCAAg CCCCCGTGGAAATTACTTATGAAAATCTGCGTTTCCTGATCACTCACAACCCAACCAATGCAACCCTCAGCAAGTTCATCGAG gagcTGAAGAAATATGGGGTGACAACCTTGGTGCGAGTTTGTGATGCCACTTACGATCAAGCTCCAATCGAGAAAGAAGGAATCCAAGTTCTA gactggCCGTTTGATGATGGAGCACCACCCCCCAGCCAGATCGTGGAGGATTGGCTGAACCTTTTGAAAAGCAAATTTCGGGAGGAGCCCGGGTGCTGCGTGGCTGTGCACtgtgtggcagggctgggaag GGCTCCCGTTCTGGTGGCGCTCGCTCTCATTGAATGTGGAATGAAGTATGAGGATGCAGTTCAGTTTATAAGGCA GAAAAGGAGGGGAGCTTTCAATTCCAAACAGCTGCTTTATCTGGAGAAATACCGGCCCAAGATGAGATTACGCTTCAAAGATGCCAACGGTCACTGCTGTGTTcaataa
- the PTP4A2 gene encoding protein tyrosine phosphatase type IVA 2 isoform X2 → MGFLLALGSRFLAQGNTKPLPSPHQCLHAGQAALPVLCSGNLGSLKETTLPATEDLEANLLFLGTNPSKQALINPRNYSCSFLMFSAVKRFQAPVEITYENLRFLITHNPTNATLSKFIEELKKYGVTTLVRVCDATYDQAPIEKEGIQVLDWPFDDGAPASQPDNGC, encoded by the exons ATGGGATTTCTCCTGGCCCTTGGCAGCAGATTCCTGGCCCAGGGAAACACCAAACCCCTGCCCTCACCTCACCAGTGCCTCCATGCAGGACAGgctgccctgcctgtgctctgctctgggaattTGGGGAGCCTGAAGGAAACCACCCTGCCAGCAACTGAGGATTTGGAAGCAAACCTGCTTTTTCTAGGAACAAACCCATCAAAGCAAGCTCTGATCAATCCCAGGAATTATTCGTGCTCTTTTTTGATGTTTTCTGCTGTGAAACGTTTCCAAg CCCCCGTGGAAATTACTTATGAAAATCTGCGTTTCCTGATCACTCACAACCCAACCAATGCAACCCTCAGCAAGTTCATCGAG gagcTGAAGAAATATGGGGTGACAACCTTGGTGCGAGTTTGTGATGCCACTTACGATCAAGCTCCAATCGAGAAAGAAGGAATCCAAGTTCTA gactggCCGTTTGATGATGGAGCACCAGCCTCCCAGCCAGATAATGGTTGTTAA